One region of Parambassis ranga chromosome 21, fParRan2.1, whole genome shotgun sequence genomic DNA includes:
- the LOC114426707 gene encoding aryl hydrocarbon receptor-like isoform X3 yields MHQSVYELVHTEDQQELRRNLHWALNPPPAAASTLDQDSPQELEPDSSSSLVTYSPEQLPPENSSFLERSFVCRFRCLLDNSSGFLALNIQGRLKFLHGQNQRQDNGGKVPAQLALFAIATPLQPPSILEIRTKNMIFRTKHKLDFTPMACDAKGKIVLGYTEAELRVRGSGYQFIHAADMLHCAENHVRMMKTGESGLTVFRLLTKENRWKWVQANARLVYKNGKPDYIIATQRPLLDEEGGEHLRKRSTHLPFTYATGEAFLYQSNHPIAGFRDGSHEKNGSKSKKSRTERLARHDLDPGSLLGALMSQDESVYVCQPALEPKMSLHSSFFSEQMGFSSDSEPSSLHRNWDSLSNGVVAPGIAETISFDPLLATLDSLSLEGPCVVDAEEDGCSNGELFGALEGLGLSAEDLELLLLDERMIRVEMDPERVPTLDDLLTNDEILSYIYDSIEGKNDGAAHGGAAHGGAAHSSVATLTSTTASLPDSDPAPATNVQMQYSHCKPPAVGQTPILQLSQQMQQHLSMHSGKAGPDWSQQSHTGTNRDLLGQNQSVLNGQWTPQDILSSAGLQVDHFDSQQTVFSDKASGLDRELHHQGYLHHQQCHAKQKAANLNGLCEHPAAKVPCQDYGFGLEHSQKPLMDTLLDPYSLASVDGADYALSGRGLFGRSGQQQQGPTESAVSSFQGMSHKQQQDQIPVPLAQVISSLSQCPPPNASLEQILGVSKPCRQLDPFSVAAPSEISHEPGHSKVENGCILNSSYPAGCALPNGNGPAPPAVQMPGPDMLSSLTDPPATGFYL; encoded by the exons ATGCATCAGAGTGTGTATGAGCTGGTCCACACGGAGGACCAGCAGGAGCTCAGGAGGAACCTGCACTGGGCTCTGAACccgcctccagcagcagcgtCCACCCTCGACCAGGACTCCCCACAAG AGCTGGAGCCTGACAGCAGCTCGTCTCTGGTCACCTACAGCCCCGAGCAGCTTCCCCCGGAGAACTCGTCCTTCCTGGAGCGGAGCTTTGTGTGCCGCTTCCGCTGCCTCCTGGACAACTCGTCCGGCTTCCTG GCTCTGAACATCCAGGGCAGGCTCAAGTTCCTGCACGGTCAGAACCAGCGGCAGGACAACGGCGGCAAGGTGCCGGCGCAGCTCGCTCTTTTCGCTATAGCGACGCCTCTACAGCCTCCATCCATTCTGGAGATCAGAACCAAGAACATGATCTTCAGAACCAAACACAAGCTGGACTTCACGCCTATGGCCTGCGACGCCAA GGGGAAGATCGTCCTGGGCTACACGGAGGCGGAGCTGCGGGTACGAGGATCCGGATACCAGTTCATCCATGCAGCAGACATGCTGCACTGTGCAGAGAACCACGTCAGGA tgatGAAGACGGGTGAGAGCGGTCTGACCGTGTTCAGGCTCCTCACCAAGGAGAACCGCTGGAAGTGGGTCCAGGCCAACGCTCGCCTCGTGTACAAGAACGGCAAACCGGACTACATCATCGCCACCCAGAGGCCTCTGCT ggatgaagagggaggagaaCACCTGCGGAAGCGCTCCACGCACCTGCCCTTCACCTACGCCACCGGGGAGGCCTTCCTGTACCAGTCCAACCACCCTATCGCCGGCTTCAGAGACGGCAGCCACGAGAAGAACGGCAGCAAGTCGAAGAAGAGCCGGACGGAGCGGCTGGCGCGGCACGATCTGGACCCCGGCTCCCTGCTGGGGGCACTTATGAGTCAGGATGAGTCGGTGTACGTCTGCCAGCCGGCCCTGGAGCCCAAAATGTCGCTCCACAGCAGCTTCTTCAGCGAGCAGATGGGCTTCTCCTCTGACTCGGAGCCGTCCAGCCTGCACAGGAACTGGGACTCGCTGAGTAACGGCGTGGTGGCTCCGGGCATCGCAGAGACCATCAGCTTTGACCCACTGCTGGCCACCCTGGACTCGCTGTCTCTGGAGGGTCCATGCGTGGTAGATGCAGAGGAGGACGGCTGCTCCAACGGCGAGCTCTTCGGTGCTCTGGAGGGTCTGGGTCTGAGCGCTGAGgacctggagctgctgctgctggatgagcGCATGATCCGGGTGGAAATGGACCCTGAACGTGTCCCGACTCTGGACGACCTGCTGACCAACGACGAGATCCTCTCGTACATCTATGACTCCATAGAAGGAAAGAATGATGGCGCGGCGCACGGAGGAGCGGCGCACGGAGGAGCGGCGCACTCTAGCGTCGCCACACTCACCTCCACGACAGCATCCCTGCCCGACAGCGACCCCGCGCCCGCTACAAACGTGCAGATGCAGTATTCTCACTGTAAGCCCCCTGCGGTGGGGCAGACCCCCATCCTGCAGCTGTCCCAGCAGATGCAGCAGCACCTCAGCATGCACTCAGGGAAGGCGGGGCCCGACTGGAGCCAGCAGAGCCACACGGGCACTAACAGAGACCTGCTTGGACAAAATCAATCCGTCCTCAACGGACAGTGGACACCACAAGACATTCTGTCCTCAGCAGGGCTTCAGGTGGATCACTTTGACTCCCAGCAGACTGTTTTCAGTGACAAGGCTTCAGGTCTGGACAGGGAGCTTCATCATCAGGGCTACCTCCATCATCAGCAGTGTCACGCAAAACAGAAGGCAGCCAACCTCAACGGGCTGTGCGAGCATCCTGCAGCAAAGGTCCCGTGCCAGGACTACGGGTTCGGCCTCGAACACAGCCAAAAACCTCTGATGGACACCTTGCTGGACCCCTACAGCCTGGCCAGCGTGGACGGAGCAGACTACGCTCTCAGTGGGCGTGGTTTGTTTGGGAGGagtgggcagcagcagcaggggccTACAGAGTCCGCGGTCTCGTCCTTCCAGGGGATGagccacaaacagcagcaggaccagATCCCCGTCCCATTAGCGCAGGTCATCTCCAGCCTGTCACAGTGCCCGCCCCCCAACGCCTCCTTGGAGCAGATCCTGGGCGTGAGCAAACCCTGCAGGCAGCTGGACCCCTTCAGTGTGGCGGCACCATCAGAGATCAGCCATGAGCCCGGGCACAGTAAG GTGGAGAACGGCTGCATCCTGAACAGCAGCTACCCAGCAGGCTGTGCTCTGCCCAATGGGAACGGAccggcgccccctgctgtccaGATGCCCGGCCCTGACATGTTATCCAGCCTCACAGACCCACCAGCCACCGGCTTCTACCTCTGA
- the LOC114426707 gene encoding aryl hydrocarbon receptor-like isoform X1 has translation MYAGRKRRKPVQRAVKQPPAEGAKSNPSKRHRDRLNGELERLASLLPFPEEVTASLDKLSILRLSVSYLRAKNFFSVTLNNRNGLTAAASDDSSKAGVTEKIPEGELLLQALNGFVLVITASGTIFYSSHTIQDYLGFHQTDVMHQSVYELVHTEDQQELRRNLHWALNPPPAAASTLDQDSPQELEPDSSSSLVTYSPEQLPPENSSFLERSFVCRFRCLLDNSSGFLALNIQGRLKFLHGQNQRQDNGGKVPAQLALFAIATPLQPPSILEIRTKNMIFRTKHKLDFTPMACDAKGKIVLGYTEAELRVRGSGYQFIHAADMLHCAENHVRMMKTGESGLTVFRLLTKENRWKWVQANARLVYKNGKPDYIIATQRPLLDEEGGEHLRKRSTHLPFTYATGEAFLYQSNHPIAGFRDGSHEKNGSKSKKSRTERLARHDLDPGSLLGALMSQDESVYVCQPALEPKMSLHSSFFSEQMGFSSDSEPSSLHRNWDSLSNGVVAPGIAETISFDPLLATLDSLSLEGPCVVDAEEDGCSNGELFGALEGLGLSAEDLELLLLDERMIRVEMDPERVPTLDDLLTNDEILSYIYDSIEGKNDGAAHGGAAHGGAAHSSVATLTSTTASLPDSDPAPATNVQMQYSHCKPPAVGQTPILQLSQQMQQHLSMHSGKAGPDWSQQSHTGTNRDLLGQNQSVLNGQWTPQDILSSAGLQVDHFDSQQTVFSDKASGLDRELHHQGYLHHQQCHAKQKAANLNGLCEHPAAKVPCQDYGFGLEHSQKPLMDTLLDPYSLASVDGADYALSGRGLFGRSGQQQQGPTESAVSSFQGMSHKQQQDQIPVPLAQVISSLSQCPPPNASLEQILGVSKPCRQLDPFSVAAPSEISHEPGHSKVENGCILNSSYPAGCALPNGNGPAPPAVQMPGPDMLSSLTDPPATGFYL, from the exons TCACTTTGAACAATCGCAACGGGCTGACCGCCGCCGCCAGCGATGACAGCAGCAAGGCGGGCGTGACGGAGAAGATCCCAGagggagagctgctgctgcag GCTCTGAACGGCTTCGTCCTGGTCATCACCGCCAGCGGGACCATCTTCTACTCCTCCCACACCATCCAGGACTACCTGGGCTTCCACCag ACCGATGTGATGCATCAGAGTGTGTATGAGCTGGTCCACACGGAGGACCAGCAGGAGCTCAGGAGGAACCTGCACTGGGCTCTGAACccgcctccagcagcagcgtCCACCCTCGACCAGGACTCCCCACAAG AGCTGGAGCCTGACAGCAGCTCGTCTCTGGTCACCTACAGCCCCGAGCAGCTTCCCCCGGAGAACTCGTCCTTCCTGGAGCGGAGCTTTGTGTGCCGCTTCCGCTGCCTCCTGGACAACTCGTCCGGCTTCCTG GCTCTGAACATCCAGGGCAGGCTCAAGTTCCTGCACGGTCAGAACCAGCGGCAGGACAACGGCGGCAAGGTGCCGGCGCAGCTCGCTCTTTTCGCTATAGCGACGCCTCTACAGCCTCCATCCATTCTGGAGATCAGAACCAAGAACATGATCTTCAGAACCAAACACAAGCTGGACTTCACGCCTATGGCCTGCGACGCCAA GGGGAAGATCGTCCTGGGCTACACGGAGGCGGAGCTGCGGGTACGAGGATCCGGATACCAGTTCATCCATGCAGCAGACATGCTGCACTGTGCAGAGAACCACGTCAGGA tgatGAAGACGGGTGAGAGCGGTCTGACCGTGTTCAGGCTCCTCACCAAGGAGAACCGCTGGAAGTGGGTCCAGGCCAACGCTCGCCTCGTGTACAAGAACGGCAAACCGGACTACATCATCGCCACCCAGAGGCCTCTGCT ggatgaagagggaggagaaCACCTGCGGAAGCGCTCCACGCACCTGCCCTTCACCTACGCCACCGGGGAGGCCTTCCTGTACCAGTCCAACCACCCTATCGCCGGCTTCAGAGACGGCAGCCACGAGAAGAACGGCAGCAAGTCGAAGAAGAGCCGGACGGAGCGGCTGGCGCGGCACGATCTGGACCCCGGCTCCCTGCTGGGGGCACTTATGAGTCAGGATGAGTCGGTGTACGTCTGCCAGCCGGCCCTGGAGCCCAAAATGTCGCTCCACAGCAGCTTCTTCAGCGAGCAGATGGGCTTCTCCTCTGACTCGGAGCCGTCCAGCCTGCACAGGAACTGGGACTCGCTGAGTAACGGCGTGGTGGCTCCGGGCATCGCAGAGACCATCAGCTTTGACCCACTGCTGGCCACCCTGGACTCGCTGTCTCTGGAGGGTCCATGCGTGGTAGATGCAGAGGAGGACGGCTGCTCCAACGGCGAGCTCTTCGGTGCTCTGGAGGGTCTGGGTCTGAGCGCTGAGgacctggagctgctgctgctggatgagcGCATGATCCGGGTGGAAATGGACCCTGAACGTGTCCCGACTCTGGACGACCTGCTGACCAACGACGAGATCCTCTCGTACATCTATGACTCCATAGAAGGAAAGAATGATGGCGCGGCGCACGGAGGAGCGGCGCACGGAGGAGCGGCGCACTCTAGCGTCGCCACACTCACCTCCACGACAGCATCCCTGCCCGACAGCGACCCCGCGCCCGCTACAAACGTGCAGATGCAGTATTCTCACTGTAAGCCCCCTGCGGTGGGGCAGACCCCCATCCTGCAGCTGTCCCAGCAGATGCAGCAGCACCTCAGCATGCACTCAGGGAAGGCGGGGCCCGACTGGAGCCAGCAGAGCCACACGGGCACTAACAGAGACCTGCTTGGACAAAATCAATCCGTCCTCAACGGACAGTGGACACCACAAGACATTCTGTCCTCAGCAGGGCTTCAGGTGGATCACTTTGACTCCCAGCAGACTGTTTTCAGTGACAAGGCTTCAGGTCTGGACAGGGAGCTTCATCATCAGGGCTACCTCCATCATCAGCAGTGTCACGCAAAACAGAAGGCAGCCAACCTCAACGGGCTGTGCGAGCATCCTGCAGCAAAGGTCCCGTGCCAGGACTACGGGTTCGGCCTCGAACACAGCCAAAAACCTCTGATGGACACCTTGCTGGACCCCTACAGCCTGGCCAGCGTGGACGGAGCAGACTACGCTCTCAGTGGGCGTGGTTTGTTTGGGAGGagtgggcagcagcagcaggggccTACAGAGTCCGCGGTCTCGTCCTTCCAGGGGATGagccacaaacagcagcaggaccagATCCCCGTCCCATTAGCGCAGGTCATCTCCAGCCTGTCACAGTGCCCGCCCCCCAACGCCTCCTTGGAGCAGATCCTGGGCGTGAGCAAACCCTGCAGGCAGCTGGACCCCTTCAGTGTGGCGGCACCATCAGAGATCAGCCATGAGCCCGGGCACAGTAAG GTGGAGAACGGCTGCATCCTGAACAGCAGCTACCCAGCAGGCTGTGCTCTGCCCAATGGGAACGGAccggcgccccctgctgtccaGATGCCCGGCCCTGACATGTTATCCAGCCTCACAGACCCACCAGCCACCGGCTTCTACCTCTGA
- the LOC114426707 gene encoding aryl hydrocarbon receptor-like isoform X2, with protein sequence MSPPVLEDELELDTMDIFTLNNRNGLTAAASDDSSKAGVTEKIPEGELLLQALNGFVLVITASGTIFYSSHTIQDYLGFHQTDVMHQSVYELVHTEDQQELRRNLHWALNPPPAAASTLDQDSPQELEPDSSSSLVTYSPEQLPPENSSFLERSFVCRFRCLLDNSSGFLALNIQGRLKFLHGQNQRQDNGGKVPAQLALFAIATPLQPPSILEIRTKNMIFRTKHKLDFTPMACDAKGKIVLGYTEAELRVRGSGYQFIHAADMLHCAENHVRMMKTGESGLTVFRLLTKENRWKWVQANARLVYKNGKPDYIIATQRPLLDEEGGEHLRKRSTHLPFTYATGEAFLYQSNHPIAGFRDGSHEKNGSKSKKSRTERLARHDLDPGSLLGALMSQDESVYVCQPALEPKMSLHSSFFSEQMGFSSDSEPSSLHRNWDSLSNGVVAPGIAETISFDPLLATLDSLSLEGPCVVDAEEDGCSNGELFGALEGLGLSAEDLELLLLDERMIRVEMDPERVPTLDDLLTNDEILSYIYDSIEGKNDGAAHGGAAHGGAAHSSVATLTSTTASLPDSDPAPATNVQMQYSHCKPPAVGQTPILQLSQQMQQHLSMHSGKAGPDWSQQSHTGTNRDLLGQNQSVLNGQWTPQDILSSAGLQVDHFDSQQTVFSDKASGLDRELHHQGYLHHQQCHAKQKAANLNGLCEHPAAKVPCQDYGFGLEHSQKPLMDTLLDPYSLASVDGADYALSGRGLFGRSGQQQQGPTESAVSSFQGMSHKQQQDQIPVPLAQVISSLSQCPPPNASLEQILGVSKPCRQLDPFSVAAPSEISHEPGHSKVENGCILNSSYPAGCALPNGNGPAPPAVQMPGPDMLSSLTDPPATGFYL encoded by the exons ATGTCACCGCCTGTGCTGGAGGACGAGCTGGAGCTGGACACGATGGACATAT TCACTTTGAACAATCGCAACGGGCTGACCGCCGCCGCCAGCGATGACAGCAGCAAGGCGGGCGTGACGGAGAAGATCCCAGagggagagctgctgctgcag GCTCTGAACGGCTTCGTCCTGGTCATCACCGCCAGCGGGACCATCTTCTACTCCTCCCACACCATCCAGGACTACCTGGGCTTCCACCag ACCGATGTGATGCATCAGAGTGTGTATGAGCTGGTCCACACGGAGGACCAGCAGGAGCTCAGGAGGAACCTGCACTGGGCTCTGAACccgcctccagcagcagcgtCCACCCTCGACCAGGACTCCCCACAAG AGCTGGAGCCTGACAGCAGCTCGTCTCTGGTCACCTACAGCCCCGAGCAGCTTCCCCCGGAGAACTCGTCCTTCCTGGAGCGGAGCTTTGTGTGCCGCTTCCGCTGCCTCCTGGACAACTCGTCCGGCTTCCTG GCTCTGAACATCCAGGGCAGGCTCAAGTTCCTGCACGGTCAGAACCAGCGGCAGGACAACGGCGGCAAGGTGCCGGCGCAGCTCGCTCTTTTCGCTATAGCGACGCCTCTACAGCCTCCATCCATTCTGGAGATCAGAACCAAGAACATGATCTTCAGAACCAAACACAAGCTGGACTTCACGCCTATGGCCTGCGACGCCAA GGGGAAGATCGTCCTGGGCTACACGGAGGCGGAGCTGCGGGTACGAGGATCCGGATACCAGTTCATCCATGCAGCAGACATGCTGCACTGTGCAGAGAACCACGTCAGGA tgatGAAGACGGGTGAGAGCGGTCTGACCGTGTTCAGGCTCCTCACCAAGGAGAACCGCTGGAAGTGGGTCCAGGCCAACGCTCGCCTCGTGTACAAGAACGGCAAACCGGACTACATCATCGCCACCCAGAGGCCTCTGCT ggatgaagagggaggagaaCACCTGCGGAAGCGCTCCACGCACCTGCCCTTCACCTACGCCACCGGGGAGGCCTTCCTGTACCAGTCCAACCACCCTATCGCCGGCTTCAGAGACGGCAGCCACGAGAAGAACGGCAGCAAGTCGAAGAAGAGCCGGACGGAGCGGCTGGCGCGGCACGATCTGGACCCCGGCTCCCTGCTGGGGGCACTTATGAGTCAGGATGAGTCGGTGTACGTCTGCCAGCCGGCCCTGGAGCCCAAAATGTCGCTCCACAGCAGCTTCTTCAGCGAGCAGATGGGCTTCTCCTCTGACTCGGAGCCGTCCAGCCTGCACAGGAACTGGGACTCGCTGAGTAACGGCGTGGTGGCTCCGGGCATCGCAGAGACCATCAGCTTTGACCCACTGCTGGCCACCCTGGACTCGCTGTCTCTGGAGGGTCCATGCGTGGTAGATGCAGAGGAGGACGGCTGCTCCAACGGCGAGCTCTTCGGTGCTCTGGAGGGTCTGGGTCTGAGCGCTGAGgacctggagctgctgctgctggatgagcGCATGATCCGGGTGGAAATGGACCCTGAACGTGTCCCGACTCTGGACGACCTGCTGACCAACGACGAGATCCTCTCGTACATCTATGACTCCATAGAAGGAAAGAATGATGGCGCGGCGCACGGAGGAGCGGCGCACGGAGGAGCGGCGCACTCTAGCGTCGCCACACTCACCTCCACGACAGCATCCCTGCCCGACAGCGACCCCGCGCCCGCTACAAACGTGCAGATGCAGTATTCTCACTGTAAGCCCCCTGCGGTGGGGCAGACCCCCATCCTGCAGCTGTCCCAGCAGATGCAGCAGCACCTCAGCATGCACTCAGGGAAGGCGGGGCCCGACTGGAGCCAGCAGAGCCACACGGGCACTAACAGAGACCTGCTTGGACAAAATCAATCCGTCCTCAACGGACAGTGGACACCACAAGACATTCTGTCCTCAGCAGGGCTTCAGGTGGATCACTTTGACTCCCAGCAGACTGTTTTCAGTGACAAGGCTTCAGGTCTGGACAGGGAGCTTCATCATCAGGGCTACCTCCATCATCAGCAGTGTCACGCAAAACAGAAGGCAGCCAACCTCAACGGGCTGTGCGAGCATCCTGCAGCAAAGGTCCCGTGCCAGGACTACGGGTTCGGCCTCGAACACAGCCAAAAACCTCTGATGGACACCTTGCTGGACCCCTACAGCCTGGCCAGCGTGGACGGAGCAGACTACGCTCTCAGTGGGCGTGGTTTGTTTGGGAGGagtgggcagcagcagcaggggccTACAGAGTCCGCGGTCTCGTCCTTCCAGGGGATGagccacaaacagcagcaggaccagATCCCCGTCCCATTAGCGCAGGTCATCTCCAGCCTGTCACAGTGCCCGCCCCCCAACGCCTCCTTGGAGCAGATCCTGGGCGTGAGCAAACCCTGCAGGCAGCTGGACCCCTTCAGTGTGGCGGCACCATCAGAGATCAGCCATGAGCCCGGGCACAGTAAG GTGGAGAACGGCTGCATCCTGAACAGCAGCTACCCAGCAGGCTGTGCTCTGCCCAATGGGAACGGAccggcgccccctgctgtccaGATGCCCGGCCCTGACATGTTATCCAGCCTCACAGACCCACCAGCCACCGGCTTCTACCTCTGA